In Acaryochloris marina S15, a single genomic region encodes these proteins:
- a CDS encoding methyltransferase domain-containing protein, with the protein MNLLFVLLALFALVVVGIAVYIFTARSYNSADSVATSYDQWTEDGILEFYWGEHIHLGHYGSPPHRKDFLQAKYDFVHEMVAWGGLDKSPVGTTLLDVGCGFGGSSRVLAKDYGFSVTGVTISPKQVERAGELTPEGVDAQFKVDDAMALSYPDASFDVVWSVEAGPHMPDKAVFAKELMRVLKPGGILVLADWNQRDDRQKPLNIWERPVMRQLLDQWSHPAFASIEGFSEELAATGLVDGNVITSDWTKETLPSWLDSIWQGVARPAGLVKFGFSGLLKSLREVPTILLMRLAFGAGLCRFGMFRAQRADTPVKPHAGTVNEIAQV; encoded by the coding sequence ATGAACCTTCTCTTTGTCCTGCTTGCTCTTTTTGCCCTGGTGGTAGTCGGTATTGCGGTTTACATTTTTACCGCCCGCAGCTATAACTCTGCCGACTCCGTTGCCACTTCCTACGATCAATGGACCGAAGATGGGATTTTAGAGTTTTATTGGGGCGAACATATTCATTTAGGCCATTACGGCTCCCCTCCCCATCGCAAGGATTTTTTGCAAGCCAAATATGACTTTGTCCATGAAATGGTGGCCTGGGGCGGTCTGGATAAGTCTCCCGTCGGGACAACTCTATTGGATGTGGGCTGTGGTTTTGGCGGCAGCAGTCGGGTTTTAGCCAAAGACTATGGCTTTTCCGTTACTGGTGTAACCATTAGTCCTAAACAGGTCGAACGGGCTGGAGAGCTAACGCCAGAAGGGGTAGATGCTCAGTTCAAAGTGGATGATGCCATGGCCTTATCCTATCCAGATGCCAGCTTCGACGTGGTTTGGTCTGTGGAAGCGGGGCCTCACATGCCGGACAAAGCGGTGTTTGCTAAAGAGCTTATGAGAGTGCTCAAGCCAGGTGGCATCTTGGTGCTAGCGGATTGGAACCAGCGAGACGATCGGCAAAAACCGCTGAATATCTGGGAGCGTCCGGTCATGCGTCAATTGCTGGATCAGTGGTCCCATCCTGCTTTTGCCAGCATAGAAGGCTTCTCTGAGGAACTAGCGGCAACGGGACTAGTCGACGGCAATGTGATCACTTCCGACTGGACGAAAGAGACGCTGCCTTCTTGGTTAGACTCCATTTGGCAGGGAGTGGCTCGACCAGCTGGCTTAGTTAAGTTCGGTTTTTCTGGCCTACTAAAATCTTTGCGGGAAGTCCCCACGATTTTATTGATGCGGTTGGCATTTGGAGCTGGGCTGTGCCGATTTGGTATGTTTCGGGCACAACGAGCAGATACTCCAGTAAAGCCCCACGCAGGCACTGTGAACGAGATTGCTCAGGTATAA
- a CDS encoding phytoene synthase, producing MLQLPETPRPTKKLASLEDSYEQCRQITADFAKTFYLGTQLMSPEKRQGVWAIYVWCRLTDELVDGPQAAFTTSETLDKWEEQLESVFAGHPVDDPDVALVDTVERYGLDIQPFRDMIAGQRMDLVRDRYETFEDLRLYCYRVAGTVGLMSAEIMGVECFCDRLQAPWSPPRILNNPVNTINKAVDLGIANQLTNILRDVGEDARRGRIYLPLEDLASFDYTEADLFNGVVDDRWRAFMKFQIRRARQYFAQAESGISTLQKDARWPVWSALVLYRQILDVIEQNQYDVFTRRAYVPSRRKLMSLPLAWLKSL from the coding sequence ATGCTGCAACTGCCTGAAACTCCAAGACCCACAAAAAAACTGGCGTCTCTTGAAGACTCCTACGAGCAATGTCGGCAAATTACCGCCGATTTTGCCAAGACTTTTTATCTTGGCACCCAGCTGATGTCGCCTGAAAAACGTCAAGGCGTTTGGGCCATTTATGTCTGGTGTCGGCTAACGGATGAATTGGTAGATGGTCCCCAAGCGGCGTTTACTACCTCTGAGACGCTGGATAAGTGGGAAGAACAGCTTGAATCTGTGTTTGCAGGCCATCCTGTGGACGACCCGGATGTGGCCCTCGTGGATACCGTAGAACGCTATGGACTAGATATCCAGCCGTTCAGAGATATGATTGCCGGACAGCGGATGGATTTAGTGCGCGATCGTTACGAAACTTTTGAAGATCTGCGTCTCTACTGTTACCGGGTTGCCGGGACGGTTGGCCTAATGTCGGCAGAGATTATGGGGGTGGAATGCTTTTGCGATCGCTTGCAGGCTCCCTGGAGTCCCCCCAGAATTCTCAACAATCCAGTCAATACCATTAACAAGGCCGTTGATTTAGGTATTGCTAATCAGCTCACCAATATTCTGAGAGACGTGGGAGAAGATGCCCGCCGAGGTCGTATCTACCTTCCCCTAGAAGATTTAGCTTCCTTTGACTACACCGAAGCAGATTTGTTCAATGGCGTCGTCGATGATCGCTGGCGAGCTTTTATGAAGTTCCAAATCCGTCGAGCCCGGCAGTATTTTGCCCAGGCTGAGTCGGGAATTAGCACCCTACAAAAGGATGCTCGCTGGCCTGTCTGGTCAGCTTTGGTACTCTATCGCCAAATTCTGGATGTAATTGAGCAGAATCAATACGATGTGTTTACCCGTCGGGCCTATGTTCCAAGTCGGCGCAAGTTGATGTCTTTGCCTTTGGCTTGGCTCAAATCCCTGTAA
- a CDS encoding DUF4832 domain-containing protein: protein MRKKQRRLSQSRKGFFFPYNPWGTQPRPSLKLSELQKLRTQNITLARRIYLISEFRTQPLSRSFINKVSADLSTARKSGIKLIIRFAYNWLGGGEDTSVERIVSHLDQLEPLLKDNYDAIAYLEAGFIGYWGEWNRSTNGLRTNPKARRKILKKLLSVLPSGRMVALRYSYYKGDIFNQKKPLTLSEAFNRSDRARTGAHNDCFLAGIDDWGTYSHTDLNIINKQKAFLHLDNRYVVQGGEVCNPSQYDNCPNAQKELAYMRWSTLNSFPSDGKSILADWVTQGCMDNIKHRLGYRFRLLNAEMSNKIVSGEPLALKFSIINEGWATAYNPRKLEIVLRHKSSERNYTLLTKENPQYWLPGQKTTINIIINTPSTLPSGIYEVFLNLPDPSKKLSHQPEYSIRLANEDTWEENTGFNSLIMNLLVKSK from the coding sequence ATACGAAAAAAGCAACGAAGACTTTCCCAATCCAGAAAGGGGTTTTTTTTTCCATATAATCCTTGGGGAACTCAACCTCGCCCTTCCCTTAAGTTAAGCGAGCTGCAAAAGTTAAGAACCCAAAACATAACCCTAGCTCGAAGAATCTATCTCATCTCAGAGTTTAGAACTCAACCCCTATCTAGGTCATTCATAAATAAGGTATCAGCGGATCTTTCAACAGCCCGGAAGTCCGGGATAAAGTTAATTATCAGGTTTGCCTACAATTGGCTAGGAGGTGGAGAAGACACCTCAGTAGAAAGAATAGTCTCTCATTTAGATCAGTTAGAACCATTACTGAAAGACAATTATGATGCTATTGCCTATCTAGAAGCAGGATTTATTGGATATTGGGGAGAATGGAATCGATCAACCAACGGATTACGAACTAACCCTAAAGCCAGAAGAAAAATATTAAAAAAATTATTGTCAGTTCTTCCCTCCGGACGAATGGTGGCCCTAAGATATTCCTATTACAAAGGCGATATTTTTAACCAGAAAAAACCGCTTACCCTTAGCGAAGCCTTCAATAGAAGCGATAGAGCCAGAACAGGAGCACATAATGATTGTTTTCTAGCTGGAATCGATGATTGGGGTACGTATAGCCACACCGATCTGAATATTATCAACAAACAGAAAGCCTTCTTACACTTGGACAACCGATATGTTGTACAGGGTGGTGAAGTCTGCAATCCCAGCCAGTATGATAACTGTCCAAACGCACAAAAAGAGCTAGCTTACATGCGCTGGAGTACATTAAATAGTTTCCCTTCTGATGGGAAAAGCATATTAGCAGACTGGGTAACTCAAGGCTGTATGGACAACATCAAGCATCGCCTCGGTTATCGGTTTAGGTTACTAAATGCAGAAATGTCTAACAAAATTGTATCTGGTGAACCGTTAGCTTTAAAATTTTCAATCATAAATGAGGGTTGGGCCACTGCCTATAACCCTCGAAAGCTAGAAATCGTTCTGCGCCACAAATCATCTGAACGGAACTATACTCTACTTACAAAAGAAAATCCTCAATATTGGTTGCCTGGGCAAAAAACTACTATCAATATCATTATCAATACCCCCAGTACTTTACCATCAGGAATATATGAAGTATTTTTGAATCTCCCAGATCCATCGAAGAAACTATCGCATCAGCCAGAGTATTCGATCAGACTGGCAAATGAAGATACTTGGGAAGAAAATACTGGGTTTAATTCACTAATAATGAATCTGCTAGTTAAGAGCAAGTAA
- the pds gene encoding 15-cis-phytoene desaturase: MRVAIAGGGLAGLSCAKYLVDQGHTPIVLERASVLGGLVAAWKDEDGDWVETGLHAFFGAYPNMLQLLKELDIEDRLQWKKHALIFNQPEKPGVLSRFDVPDLPSPINVVISILRNNDMLSWEQKIRFAIGLLPAIVRGQKYVEDMDRYSLLEWLQKQGIDDRVNSDIFIAASKALTFINPDEVSATIPLTALNRFLQERYGSKIAFLDGAPPERLCQPIVDYVTERGGEVLVNAPLKKIVLNEDGSVNHFLMKGSADTEEYSITADAYVSAMSVDAMKLMMPDDWKDTPYFQQLQELEGVPVISIQLWFDRKLSDVDHLLFSRSPLLSVYADMSNACREYSDPDKSMLELVLAPAEDWISRSDEDIIEATLGELAKLFPDEIPDQAKVLKARVVKTPRSVYKATPGRQQFRPVQTTPISNFFLSGSYTMQRYLGSMEGAVLSGKLTAQAINSSKALSSSNNASVTSKPVSQSIPNAATA, encoded by the coding sequence ATGCGAGTTGCGATCGCAGGTGGAGGTCTGGCTGGTCTCTCCTGTGCCAAATATTTAGTTGACCAAGGGCATACTCCCATCGTTTTAGAACGAGCCTCTGTCTTGGGGGGCTTAGTGGCCGCCTGGAAAGATGAAGACGGAGACTGGGTGGAAACAGGTCTGCACGCTTTCTTTGGGGCTTATCCCAACATGCTCCAGTTGCTTAAGGAGCTGGATATTGAAGATCGGCTGCAGTGGAAAAAGCATGCCTTGATTTTCAATCAGCCCGAAAAGCCGGGGGTGCTGTCACGGTTTGATGTGCCAGACCTACCTTCCCCCATCAACGTGGTTATTTCTATTCTCCGCAATAACGACATGTTGAGTTGGGAGCAGAAGATACGGTTTGCGATCGGATTGCTGCCTGCGATTGTTCGGGGTCAGAAATACGTTGAAGATATGGATCGGTACTCCTTGTTGGAGTGGCTGCAAAAGCAGGGGATTGATGACCGAGTCAATTCCGATATTTTTATTGCTGCATCTAAAGCTTTAACCTTTATCAATCCAGATGAAGTCTCAGCTACTATTCCCCTAACGGCTCTTAACCGATTTTTACAAGAGCGCTATGGGTCTAAAATTGCCTTTTTGGACGGTGCTCCACCAGAGCGGCTCTGTCAGCCCATCGTTGACTATGTGACGGAACGGGGTGGCGAAGTCCTCGTGAATGCCCCCCTGAAAAAAATTGTGCTCAACGAAGATGGCAGTGTTAACCATTTCTTGATGAAAGGGTCTGCCGATACAGAAGAGTACTCCATCACTGCAGATGCCTACGTCTCAGCCATGTCAGTGGATGCTATGAAGCTGATGATGCCTGACGACTGGAAGGACACCCCCTATTTCCAACAGCTCCAGGAACTAGAAGGGGTACCTGTAATCAGTATTCAGCTATGGTTTGACCGTAAGCTTAGCGATGTTGACCATTTACTGTTCTCGCGATCGCCGTTGCTCAGTGTCTATGCGGATATGAGTAACGCTTGTCGGGAATATTCCGATCCAGATAAGTCAATGCTGGAGCTAGTTCTGGCCCCGGCAGAGGACTGGATCAGTCGGTCAGATGAAGATATTATTGAAGCTACCTTAGGGGAATTGGCCAAACTTTTCCCTGATGAGATTCCAGATCAGGCTAAGGTGCTTAAAGCTCGAGTGGTGAAGACGCCTCGCTCGGTTTATAAGGCGACTCCAGGCCGGCAACAGTTCCGTCCGGTGCAAACAACGCCTATCTCCAACTTCTTTCTGTCTGGAAGTTACACCATGCAACGATATCTAGGCAGTATGGAGGGGGCGGTGCTTTCTGGTAAGCTGACAGCACAAGCTATCAACAGCTCCAAAGCTCTTTCATCCTCAAATAACGCTTCTGTAACGTCCAAGCCAGTTTCCCAGTCAATTCCGAATGCTGCAACTGCCTGA
- the murJ gene encoding murein biosynthesis integral membrane protein MurJ: MEQGKLQKLFSSCRRIRSNSINNQIFSATLTVVMLTVAVKIASFLKELVVAWRFGTRDELDAFLIALVVPSLLSNVVASSFNSALIPTYIQLRETKGISAANKLFSNLMVCVLMILSLISLLMLGFAHLYLPFLAAGFDEQKITLTFRILCTISPIILLDGIICNWRAVLNAEENFTVAGVAPIFTPIVTIILLLQVHSWGVYTLAVGLCVGMILEVLAIGFILNQKGISLIPKWQGWDDNLTHIFKQYLLVLSGAVLLCSAIPIDQAMAAMLSPGSVASLNYGNKVIAAPMGLFTSGLTASIIPYCSKMYANGDWIKIRQVFKQNLGLIILIGTSLTILTITFSEPIVQLLFQRGSFIEKDTKIVSQIQSLYSLQIPFYIGNLFLIRLASSIKQNHLLLWVSGLDLIINIILNYIFVRIFGIKGIALSTSIVYIFSFFFLLFRINGYTNQETNKLKIKNE; this comes from the coding sequence ATGGAGCAAGGTAAACTACAGAAACTATTTTCTTCCTGCAGAAGAATAAGAAGTAACTCCATAAACAACCAAATCTTCAGTGCAACACTGACTGTAGTGATGCTAACAGTCGCTGTCAAAATAGCTTCTTTTTTAAAAGAGCTTGTTGTGGCTTGGCGCTTTGGAACAAGAGATGAGTTAGATGCCTTTTTAATCGCATTGGTCGTTCCGTCTCTCCTCAGCAATGTTGTAGCATCTTCTTTCAACTCTGCACTTATTCCTACCTATATCCAGCTTAGAGAAACCAAAGGTATATCTGCAGCAAATAAGCTTTTCTCAAATTTGATGGTCTGCGTTTTAATGATATTAAGCTTAATATCATTGTTGATGTTAGGTTTTGCTCATCTATATTTGCCATTTCTTGCTGCAGGCTTCGATGAGCAGAAAATAACTTTAACTTTTAGAATACTTTGCACCATTTCACCCATCATTCTTCTTGACGGAATCATTTGTAATTGGAGGGCAGTATTGAATGCAGAGGAAAATTTTACTGTAGCTGGTGTTGCACCAATATTTACACCTATTGTGACCATTATTCTCCTTCTTCAGGTCCATTCATGGGGTGTATATACTTTAGCGGTTGGATTATGTGTGGGAATGATCCTAGAAGTATTAGCAATAGGATTCATACTCAATCAAAAAGGAATTTCACTCATCCCTAAATGGCAGGGATGGGATGACAATCTAACTCATATTTTCAAGCAATATCTCCTTGTCTTGTCTGGAGCTGTTTTGCTCTGTAGTGCTATTCCCATCGATCAAGCTATGGCGGCAATGTTATCACCTGGGAGTGTAGCTTCTTTGAACTATGGGAATAAAGTAATTGCTGCTCCTATGGGTTTATTTACCAGTGGTTTAACAGCTTCAATCATACCGTACTGCTCAAAAATGTATGCCAATGGAGATTGGATTAAAATCAGGCAAGTATTCAAACAAAATCTAGGCTTAATTATACTCATTGGTACCTCTTTGACTATACTGACAATCACCTTCTCAGAACCAATTGTTCAACTTCTTTTTCAGAGAGGTTCATTTATAGAAAAAGACACTAAAATAGTTAGCCAAATACAATCTTTATACTCCTTGCAAATTCCATTTTATATAGGGAATTTATTTTTAATTCGTCTAGCCAGTTCAATCAAGCAAAACCATCTCCTTCTATGGGTTTCTGGACTTGATCTCATCATAAATATAATACTGAACTATATCTTTGTTAGAATATTTGGTATCAAAGGAATAGCACTTTCTACTAGCATCGTTTATATATTTTCTTTCTTTTTTCTGTTATTTAGAATCAACGGATATACGAATCAAGAAACCAATAAGTTAAAAATTAAAAATGAATAA
- the cutA gene encoding divalent-cation tolerance protein CutA, whose product MATDAIVVMVTTSSEDEAVAIANHLVRDHLAACVSLFPVSSIYTWDKQVHHDQEWQLVIKTQQDKFTTLEAKVRELHTYDVPEVIALPVTAGSMSYLNWISTQVHL is encoded by the coding sequence ATGGCTACAGACGCTATTGTGGTGATGGTGACTACCTCTTCCGAGGATGAAGCGGTTGCGATCGCAAATCATCTCGTGCGTGATCACCTAGCTGCCTGTGTCAGTCTATTTCCCGTCTCATCTATCTATACCTGGGATAAACAGGTGCATCATGATCAAGAATGGCAGTTGGTGATCAAGACTCAACAGGATAAATTTACGACTTTAGAAGCTAAAGTGCGTGAATTGCACACCTATGATGTGCCGGAAGTCATTGCTTTGCCTGTTACGGCAGGTTCGATGTCCTATCTCAACTGGATTTCAACCCAGGTCCATTTATAA
- a CDS encoding glycosyltransferase family 4 protein, producing MKVLHVCALGATAETLLLPQIDYLRSQHLTVDIACSPDGAVDRLQAQGYTVHPIQIDRKISPVLNFKSIQNLVQLMRSQAYDLVHVHTPIAAVLGRIAAKLAGVPTIVYTSHGLPFHQLTPPLQSQMYFAIEYGCAKITDLILSQNHEDLETAAQKRLCPESKLGYLGNGVDIERFNRSVLNPDHQSRLRDELGIPASAKLIVGTVGRLTRTKGSGYLIEAAAQLVEEFPHLHILIVGGELKSDPEPYYDQLTEKIEQLNLTSHVTFTGDRTDIPQMLGLMDIFVLATFAHEGLPRSILEAMAMSVPVVTTDIRGCREAVLPGQTGLIVPSQTTTPLAKALRTVLADQDLRTAYGLAGRQRVETEYDENVVFRRLFSFYQNLGVASPT from the coding sequence ATGAAAGTTTTACACGTTTGTGCTTTGGGTGCTACTGCCGAAACGCTGTTGTTACCTCAAATTGATTATTTGCGATCGCAACACCTTACGGTTGATATTGCCTGCTCCCCCGATGGTGCCGTTGATCGTCTACAGGCCCAGGGGTATACGGTTCATCCTATTCAAATAGATCGTAAGATTTCGCCCGTCTTAAACTTTAAATCAATACAGAATCTGGTTCAGTTGATGCGATCGCAGGCTTACGATCTTGTCCATGTGCATACCCCGATTGCTGCTGTATTGGGACGAATTGCGGCAAAGCTAGCAGGGGTCCCCACGATTGTGTACACCTCCCACGGCCTTCCGTTCCATCAACTGACTCCCCCCCTTCAATCTCAGATGTATTTTGCGATTGAATATGGATGTGCCAAAATCACCGATCTCATTTTGTCTCAAAATCATGAAGACTTGGAGACTGCAGCCCAGAAAAGATTATGTCCGGAATCGAAACTAGGCTACCTCGGTAATGGGGTTGATATTGAACGATTTAATCGAAGTGTATTAAATCCAGATCATCAATCTCGCTTGCGAGATGAGTTGGGGATTCCGGCCTCTGCCAAACTGATTGTGGGTACGGTTGGGCGACTAACCCGAACCAAAGGCAGTGGATATTTAATCGAAGCAGCAGCACAGTTAGTTGAAGAATTTCCTCACCTGCACATTTTGATTGTAGGAGGAGAACTCAAATCCGATCCAGAACCTTATTACGACCAGCTAACTGAAAAAATTGAGCAGCTTAACCTAACATCCCATGTCACATTTACTGGGGATCGAACGGATATTCCGCAGATGCTAGGGCTCATGGATATTTTTGTCCTTGCGACATTTGCCCATGAAGGGTTACCGCGCTCTATTTTGGAAGCGATGGCCATGAGTGTACCCGTTGTTACTACGGATATTCGGGGGTGCCGAGAGGCAGTGCTTCCAGGTCAAACAGGATTGATCGTACCGTCACAGACCACTACCCCTTTGGCTAAAGCGCTACGGACAGTATTGGCGGATCAAGATTTAAGAACAGCCTATGGATTAGCGGGGCGTCAAAGAGTGGAAACCGAGTATGACGAGAATGTTGTGTTCAGACGCTTATTCTCTTTCTATCAGAATTTAGGTGTTGCTTCACCCACATAA
- a CDS encoding cyclic peptide export ABC transporter: protein MQIIWLLIKASWVSATLAILTGIISGICSARLIALVNSAISQNSTQSLLISFAGLSILAFVTGSLSQFLLVDLAQNSVYQLRLRLSQRILTSSLRQLEQLGPSRLFAVLTKDVQAISNTVFVIPFLCIDVAVVGGCLIYLGWLSIWVFLIVVAFMAVAIPLVQLLLNFAYRYLNLARQEDDQLFTHFRSITDGLKELKLHSVRRQTFFTEDLSVSAAKSRQYQKNAFKFVALSSGGGQFLFFLLLGVLLFGIPEILPSTQTILPAYILTLSYLMGPLGNIIQRLPNLASANVSIQKVNQMGLKLAKNAEVETVVTKPTPKDWNQLKLAKVIHTYQDPAAEHQFRVGPIDLTINSGELVFIVGGNGSGKSTLAKLITGLYVPESGEICLDAEPIVYTNREWYRQLFSTVFSDYYLFERLISEEFATLDEQARAYLHKLELEQKVSVQDGQLSTTGLSQGQRKRLALLSAYLENRSIYLFDEWAADQDPIFREIFYTQLLAELKQRGKTIIVISHDDHFFHLADRIIKLDYGRIESDAYLASEVQQKLS from the coding sequence ATGCAAATTATCTGGCTTCTTATCAAAGCGTCTTGGGTCAGTGCGACCTTAGCAATTCTGACTGGAATCATCAGCGGGATTTGTAGTGCACGACTGATTGCTTTGGTTAATTCTGCCATTAGCCAAAACTCTACCCAGTCACTGCTAATCTCCTTTGCCGGATTGTCTATTTTGGCCTTTGTGACCGGGAGCCTATCTCAGTTTCTACTGGTTGATCTGGCCCAAAATTCTGTCTATCAATTGCGCTTGCGTCTGAGTCAGCGAATTCTCACCTCTTCCCTACGGCAGTTAGAACAGTTAGGCCCCAGCCGACTGTTTGCGGTCTTAACCAAAGACGTACAGGCCATTTCTAATACCGTTTTTGTTATTCCATTCTTGTGTATTGACGTTGCGGTCGTAGGCGGATGCTTGATCTATCTGGGTTGGTTATCGATTTGGGTTTTTCTAATTGTGGTAGCCTTTATGGCCGTTGCGATTCCCTTGGTCCAGCTGTTGCTCAACTTCGCCTATCGCTATTTGAATCTGGCCCGCCAAGAAGATGATCAACTGTTTACCCATTTTCGTAGCATCACCGATGGCCTAAAAGAACTGAAGCTGCATTCTGTCCGAAGACAAACTTTTTTTACCGAAGATCTATCTGTCAGTGCGGCTAAATCGCGTCAATACCAAAAAAATGCCTTTAAGTTTGTGGCATTATCTAGTGGTGGCGGCCAGTTTCTATTCTTTCTGCTACTTGGGGTACTTCTGTTTGGCATCCCCGAGATCTTACCTTCAACCCAGACCATTTTACCCGCCTATATCCTCACCCTGTCTTATCTAATGGGGCCTTTGGGAAATATTATCCAGCGCTTGCCAAATCTAGCTAGTGCCAATGTCTCAATTCAAAAAGTCAACCAAATGGGATTGAAGCTGGCTAAAAATGCTGAGGTGGAAACGGTAGTTACAAAACCCACTCCCAAGGATTGGAACCAGTTGAAATTAGCAAAGGTTATCCATACCTATCAAGATCCAGCAGCAGAGCATCAATTTAGGGTTGGACCGATTGATCTGACGATCAATTCAGGAGAGTTAGTCTTTATTGTTGGGGGCAATGGTAGTGGCAAATCTACTTTGGCAAAGCTGATTACAGGTTTATACGTCCCGGAGTCAGGAGAGATCTGTTTGGATGCTGAGCCCATTGTATACACCAATCGTGAATGGTATCGGCAGCTTTTTTCGACGGTCTTTTCGGACTATTATCTATTTGAGCGATTAATCAGCGAGGAGTTCGCTACCCTAGATGAACAAGCTCGGGCCTATTTACACAAGCTGGAACTAGAGCAAAAAGTCTCCGTACAGGATGGACAGCTATCCACCACAGGACTCTCTCAAGGTCAGCGAAAACGGTTAGCCCTATTGTCTGCCTATCTAGAAAATCGATCCATATACCTATTTGATGAATGGGCGGCAGACCAAGACCCCATTTTTCGGGAGATCTTTTACACGCAACTGTTAGCTGAACTCAAGCAGCGAGGCAAAACTATAATCGTGATCAGCCATGACGACCATTTCTTCCATCTGGCCGATCGGATCATCAAGCTTGATTACGGTCGCATTGAATCTGATGCGTATCTGGCTAGTGAAGTCCAGCAGAAGCTATCGTAA
- a CDS encoding 6-carboxytetrahydropterin synthase: MKCVIHRRAEFSASHRYWLPELSEPENQEKFGLCTRAPGHGHNYELFVSMWGELDQYGMVLNLSDVKQVIKREVTDPLNFSYLNGVWPEFKETLPTTEHLARVIWQRLEPHLPIVNIQLFEHPKLWADYEGAGMEAYLTVGSHFSAAHRLALPELSFEENCEIYGKCARPNGHGHNYHLEITVKGEVDERTGMIVDLVALQNLVDDVVLEPLDHTFLNKDIPHFADVVPTAENIAVYIAQLLREPILNIGAELHRIKLIESPNNSCEVLCSDLFDTAPVLSGRVSEPALVG, from the coding sequence ATGAAATGTGTCATCCACCGACGAGCTGAGTTTTCTGCCAGCCATCGGTATTGGTTACCTGAGCTATCTGAACCAGAAAATCAGGAGAAATTTGGGCTATGTACTCGAGCGCCTGGCCATGGCCACAACTATGAACTATTCGTTTCCATGTGGGGCGAGTTAGATCAATATGGAATGGTCTTAAATCTCTCAGATGTCAAACAAGTGATTAAGCGAGAGGTCACTGACCCCCTCAATTTTTCCTATTTGAATGGGGTATGGCCCGAGTTTAAGGAAACGCTGCCCACGACTGAGCATCTGGCGCGGGTAATCTGGCAACGGTTAGAACCCCACTTGCCAATCGTAAACATTCAACTTTTTGAACATCCCAAACTTTGGGCCGACTACGAAGGAGCTGGCATGGAAGCCTATTTAACTGTTGGAAGTCATTTTAGTGCTGCGCATCGATTGGCACTCCCCGAATTGAGTTTTGAAGAAAACTGTGAAATCTATGGCAAATGCGCTCGGCCCAATGGTCATGGCCATAACTATCATCTGGAAATAACTGTCAAAGGTGAGGTGGATGAACGGACGGGCATGATTGTGGATTTAGTGGCCCTCCAAAATCTGGTGGATGATGTGGTGTTAGAACCCCTTGACCATACATTCTTGAATAAGGACATTCCTCACTTTGCTGACGTGGTGCCCACGGCTGAAAATATTGCTGTTTATATTGCCCAGCTGCTGCGAGAGCCAATTCTCAATATTGGGGCGGAACTCCATCGGATTAAGCTAATTGAAAGTCCCAATAACTCCTGCGAAGTGTTGTGCTCTGACTTATTCGATACGGCTCCAGTGCTCTCTGGTCGAGTCAGTGAACCTGCATTAGTGGGCTAG